A portion of the Adhaeribacter radiodurans genome contains these proteins:
- a CDS encoding 30S ribosomal protein THX has protein sequence MGKGDIKSKKGKITKGSYGNSRPHKAKKDNASKKETGIVGKIVEKVKDIIK, from the coding sequence ATGGGAAAAGGTGATATAAAATCAAAAAAAGGAAAAATTACTAAAGGAAGTTACGGCAACAGCCGCCCGCATAAAGCAAAAAAGGACAACGCGTCTAAGAAAGAAACGGGCATTGTAGGCAAAATAGTAGAAAAAGTAAAGGATATTATTAAATAG
- a CDS encoding DUF5686 and carboxypeptidase regulatory-like domain-containing protein codes for MPLRLLLFLNFFFFISPLVEAGLFKGRVTDAQGDGLAYANVYVKNSTIGTATNEQGYYQLTLAPGTYQMVYQYVGYKAQVDTIEITTEPVEHNVTLQPDVYNLNEVVVRASDKDPAYAIMQAAIARRKYHQNEVAAYSCRVYTKGLGRLLKVPNRVMGFKVDDVKPGIVYLSETVSEVNFRQPNKTHERMLSSKVSGDTKGFSFNRASRVNFNFYDNLLRIPGLSERAFVSPLANNAFLFYRYKLIGTSVENGQTINKIKVTPIRGNDPAFNGFIYILEDSYRLYSTSLKLTQKSQIEYADTLRIDQVFGPVKDGIWMLFSQKLTVQFDSFGFKGNGFFTTVYSKYNVVPAYSKPVAIAPPATTANAPAPVEPEPPIIKKSKLKKLAKQKLANLDSTTTFIQPKNELMRVEPNANKRDTAYWDDIRPIPLTLEEQKDYVSKDSLQQIQESKPYRDSVDKRGNQFEVGNIFLSGYRYRNSFKHYSISVDPLLAVLNTNSILQYNTVEGTVLNLGVRYRKGEEETNKGLTIAPTLRYGFASKKLYGRLLTNYYYNPHRFAQITAEAGHFVAQYNSNDAISPFWNALYTLLYEQNFLKIYQKTNLLLRHNLEIRNGIYLTTSLEYADRQQLQNASDFTFKDYTNKQFTSNIPVNAELPDASFARNQALVGSVTLQLRPGQKYINRPDEKWILGSKYPTFRINYTKGFSRILGSDVDFDRVSLNVSDELNLGLVGATSYSFQAGTFLNNKRLYFTDYKHFAGNRILYAGAFGGFQLLDYYRYSTRNRYLEGHFTHDFNGFIFNKIPLFRKLKWQEVFSANYLHTQRAGHYIELGVGVEHIFKILRVDFFTGFQSREKVGSGIRLGFGI; via the coding sequence ATGCCACTACGACTATTACTTTTTTTAAATTTTTTCTTTTTTATAAGCCCGTTAGTAGAAGCTGGTTTATTTAAAGGTCGGGTTACCGATGCGCAAGGGGACGGGCTGGCATACGCAAACGTGTACGTTAAAAATTCGACCATTGGCACCGCTACCAACGAACAAGGCTATTACCAGTTAACGCTGGCGCCGGGTACCTACCAGATGGTTTACCAATACGTGGGCTACAAAGCGCAAGTAGATACCATAGAAATTACCACGGAACCAGTGGAACATAATGTTACCTTACAACCTGATGTATACAACTTAAACGAAGTAGTGGTGCGGGCCAGTGACAAAGACCCGGCATACGCCATTATGCAGGCTGCCATTGCCCGCCGCAAATACCACCAAAACGAAGTGGCCGCTTATAGTTGCCGGGTGTATACCAAGGGCCTGGGCCGCTTATTAAAAGTACCGAACCGGGTGATGGGGTTTAAGGTAGACGATGTAAAACCTGGCATTGTGTATTTATCCGAAACCGTATCGGAAGTAAATTTCCGGCAACCCAACAAAACCCACGAACGCATGCTATCGAGTAAGGTAAGCGGCGATACCAAAGGCTTTTCGTTTAATCGGGCCTCACGGGTAAATTTTAATTTTTACGACAACTTGCTGCGGATTCCGGGGCTGAGCGAACGGGCTTTTGTTTCACCGTTGGCCAATAATGCTTTTTTGTTTTACCGGTACAAACTGATCGGTACATCCGTCGAAAACGGCCAAACCATTAACAAAATTAAAGTAACGCCTATTCGAGGCAACGATCCGGCATTTAACGGTTTTATTTACATCCTGGAAGATAGTTACCGCCTGTACAGCACCAGTTTAAAACTCACCCAAAAATCGCAGATAGAATACGCCGACACGTTACGCATCGATCAAGTTTTTGGGCCGGTAAAAGATGGTATCTGGATGTTGTTTTCGCAAAAACTAACCGTGCAGTTTGACTCGTTCGGGTTTAAAGGCAACGGCTTTTTTACCACCGTCTATTCTAAATACAACGTAGTACCGGCTTACAGCAAACCCGTAGCGATAGCTCCCCCCGCCACCACGGCAAATGCTCCGGCTCCGGTTGAACCGGAACCGCCCATCATCAAAAAAAGTAAATTAAAAAAATTAGCGAAGCAAAAGTTGGCCAATTTAGATTCTACCACCACCTTTATTCAGCCTAAAAATGAATTAATGCGCGTGGAGCCCAACGCCAACAAACGCGACACTGCTTATTGGGACGATATCCGGCCCATTCCGCTCACTTTAGAAGAACAAAAAGATTACGTGAGCAAAGACAGTTTGCAACAAATTCAGGAATCTAAGCCGTACCGCGATTCAGTGGATAAGCGAGGCAATCAGTTTGAGGTAGGCAACATTTTTCTGTCGGGTTACCGCTACCGCAATTCTTTTAAGCATTATAGCATTTCCGTTGATCCGTTACTGGCTGTACTCAATACCAACTCTATTTTGCAATACAATACCGTAGAAGGCACGGTTTTAAACCTGGGCGTGCGTTACCGGAAAGGCGAAGAAGAAACCAACAAAGGCTTAACCATTGCCCCTACCCTGCGTTACGGTTTCGCGAGTAAAAAACTGTACGGCAGGTTGCTGACCAACTATTACTACAATCCGCACCGCTTTGCCCAGATTACTGCCGAAGCAGGGCACTTTGTCGCGCAATACAACAGCAACGATGCCATTTCGCCGTTCTGGAATGCTTTGTACACTTTACTCTACGAACAGAATTTTTTAAAAATTTACCAGAAAACCAACCTGCTCCTTAGACACAACCTCGAAATACGGAATGGAATTTACTTAACTACCAGCCTGGAGTACGCCGACCGGCAACAATTGCAGAATGCTTCTGATTTTACTTTCAAGGATTACACTAATAAGCAGTTTACCTCCAACATACCCGTAAATGCGGAATTACCGGATGCTTCTTTTGCCCGCAACCAAGCTTTGGTGGGTAGCGTTACCTTGCAACTGCGCCCTGGCCAAAAATACATTAACCGCCCCGATGAAAAATGGATTCTGGGTTCGAAGTACCCTACCTTCCGGATAAATTATACCAAAGGATTTTCCAGAATTCTGGGCAGTGATGTAGATTTCGACCGGGTATCGCTGAACGTGAGCGACGAATTAAATTTAGGTTTGGTGGGTGCTACCAGTTATTCTTTTCAGGCAGGTACTTTTTTAAATAACAAGCGCTTGTATTTTACGGATTATAAACATTTTGCCGGTAACCGCATTCTTTACGCCGGCGCTTTCGGAGGATTTCAGCTATTAGATTATTACCGCTACAGCACCCGCAACCGCTACCTCGAAGGCCACTTTACCCACGATTTTAATGGTTTTATTTTCAACAAAATTCCTTTATTCCGGAAATTGAAGTGGCAGGAAGTATTTAGCGCGAATTACTTACACACTCAAAGAGCCGGTCATTATATAGAATTAGGCGTGGGCGTAGAGCATATTTTTAAGATTCTGCGCGTCGACTTCTTTACCGGTTTCCAAAGCCGCGAAAAGGTAGGGTCTGGTATCCGGTTAGGTTTTGGTATTTAG
- a CDS encoding MFS transporter, translating to MEKSAVKHDPYAVLRIPEFRLFVLGRLCLTLALQIQAVVVGWQIYDLTQDPLALGLIGLAEAIPSIIVALYAGHVADSTSRKKIIISCILVLLFCSTGLLLYSFNIHKSMAVFGTVPIYSIIFLSGIARGFFGPATFSFMPQLLPDKNFYINAVSWSSTTWQGASVAGPAIGGLLYGFFGVQASYAADVSLTLLGFLFFFLIGSKPLPATTERLPIKESLLSGIRFVFNNQIILSAISLDLFAVLFGGAVALLPIFASEILHTGPQGLGFLRAAPALGSVAMAVYITHNPIKIDAGKKMLFCVAGFGVCMILFGLSTNFYFSLLLLGLSGAFDSVSVIIRSTLMQTLTPEHMKGRVSSVNNIFVGSSNEIGSFESGSVAKLVGVVPSVVFGGFMTLLVVAITTFKAHKLRKLNL from the coding sequence ATGGAAAAAAGTGCCGTTAAACACGATCCGTATGCGGTTTTAAGAATACCAGAGTTTCGGTTGTTTGTTTTGGGTCGGTTATGTTTAACCTTGGCTTTGCAAATTCAGGCCGTTGTAGTTGGTTGGCAAATTTATGATCTCACGCAAGATCCGTTGGCTTTAGGATTAATTGGTTTAGCCGAGGCTATTCCGTCTATTATAGTGGCGCTATACGCGGGACACGTAGCCGATAGCACCAGCCGGAAAAAAATAATTATAAGTTGTATTTTGGTGCTGCTCTTCTGTTCTACGGGTTTGCTGCTATACTCCTTTAACATTCACAAGAGCATGGCCGTTTTCGGAACGGTTCCTATTTATTCGATTATCTTTTTAAGCGGAATTGCCCGAGGTTTTTTCGGGCCGGCTACTTTCTCGTTTATGCCACAATTGCTACCCGATAAAAATTTTTACATAAATGCGGTTAGCTGGTCGAGCACTACCTGGCAGGGAGCTTCGGTAGCAGGACCGGCCATTGGCGGCTTACTTTACGGCTTCTTTGGAGTTCAGGCTTCGTACGCGGCCGACGTGAGTTTAACGTTGCTGGGTTTTTTATTTTTCTTTTTAATTGGTTCCAAGCCTTTGCCCGCAACTACCGAACGTTTGCCTATTAAAGAAAGCCTGCTTTCCGGAATCCGGTTTGTATTTAATAACCAGATAATTCTAAGTGCTATTTCCTTGGATTTATTCGCGGTTTTATTTGGCGGTGCAGTAGCTTTGTTACCAATTTTTGCTTCCGAGATTCTACACACGGGGCCACAAGGTTTAGGATTTTTGCGGGCGGCTCCGGCTTTGGGTTCCGTTGCCATGGCCGTTTACATTACTCATAATCCCATAAAGATAGATGCCGGCAAGAAAATGTTGTTTTGTGTAGCAGGTTTCGGCGTGTGTATGATTTTGTTCGGTTTATCTACTAATTTTTACTTTTCGCTGCTTTTGCTGGGGCTAAGCGGAGCATTTGATTCGGTTAGTGTTATTATCCGATCTACGCTCATGCAAACCTTAACTCCCGAACACATGAAAGGCCGGGTATCGTCGGTAAATAATATATTCGTAGGTTCATCCAACGAAATTGGTTCTTTCGAATCTGGTTCGGTGGCTAAGCTGGTGGGGGTAGTTCCTTCGGTAGTTTTTGGCGGCTTTATGACCTTGCTGGTAGTAGCCATTACAACTTTTAAAGCGCATAAACTTCGAAAACTGAATCTCTGA
- a CDS encoding regulatory protein RecX: MQEPRKKKTYTVKEALLKAAAYCAYQERTQQEVRNKLYSYGLEFEEVEETIIRLCAEKLIDEERFAKAYVRGKYSLKRWGRRKIMLGLKAHHISDYCIRQGMKEIDPDTYWQNLLYLTEKKNRTEKEGNAALRKHKLTQFLLGKGYENDLIRDALQEILR, translated from the coding sequence TTGCAGGAACCCCGGAAAAAGAAAACTTATACGGTAAAAGAAGCCTTACTAAAAGCGGCCGCTTATTGCGCTTATCAGGAACGCACCCAGCAGGAAGTCCGCAATAAACTATACTCATATGGTCTGGAGTTTGAAGAGGTAGAAGAAACCATTATCCGGTTGTGCGCCGAAAAACTCATCGACGAGGAGCGTTTTGCTAAAGCGTATGTGCGCGGGAAATATAGTTTAAAGCGTTGGGGCCGTCGTAAAATTATGCTCGGTCTAAAAGCACACCACATTTCTGATTACTGCATTCGCCAGGGCATGAAAGAAATTGACCCAGATACTTATTGGCAGAATTTATTATACCTGACCGAGAAGAAAAATCGTACGGAGAAAGAAGGGAATGCTGCCCTTCGCAAACACAAACTCACGCAGTTTTTACTTGGTAAAGGCTACGAAAACGATTTGATTCGGGATGCGTTGCAGGAAATTTTGCGCTAG
- the uvrA gene encoding excinuclease ABC subunit UvrA: MTTETINQIDIDTLDPKEFIIIKGARVHNLKNLSVALPRNQFIVVTGLSGSGKSSLAFDTLYAEGQRMYVESLSSYARQFLGRMDKPDVDYIRGISPAIAIEQKVSIKNNRSTVGTSTEIYDYLKLLYARIGKTFSPVSGNQVRKDNVADVVDFIFNLEDGSRIVIMAPLQVQADRKLTKELDLLLQKGYSRIYNNDQVLFIEDVISADAADITGDVYILVDRAVLRKDDEDLQFRISDSVQTAFFEGHGACHVLFGDQKRVFSDKFELDGMTFEEPSVNFFSFNNPYGACQRCEGFGNVLGIDEDLVIPDKSLSVYEGAIAPWRTEKMSEWQHPLIKNGIRFDFPIHRPFNELTEEQQRLLWTGNQYFDGLDAFFAHIQAQTHKIQYRVMLSRYRGRTTCPDCRGTRLRKDASYVKINGTSITDLLLKPVTGVLEFFQNIQLTEHDLQVADRLVIEITNRLSYLVRVGLGYLTLNRLSSTLSGGESQRINLATSLGSALVGSMYILDEPSIGLHPRDAEQLIGVLRSLQKIGNTVIVVEHEEKMMEIADQIIDIGPEAGSGGGNLMFQGTYPEILKSTETYTAQYLSGKRQVEVPVKRRQWRNAIEIVGARENNLKNITVKFPLDVMTVITGVSGSGKSTLIKRILHPALAKVLGGHSDATGKFDKIQGSYSKISHVEFVDQNPIGKSSRSNPVTYVKAYDAIRTLFADQQLAKARGLKPSHFSFNIEGGRCEVCQGEGQVKIEMQFMADIYLTCEACHGQKFKQDILEIKYHDKNIAEVLDMTIADSIEFFKEQPKIIEKLKPLDDVGLGYIRLGQSSNTLSGGEAQRVKLASFLTKGATTHSEGILFIFDEPSTGLHFHDINKLLTAINALIDKGNSVVIIEHNMDIIKCADWIIDMGPEGGTNGGHLLFEGTPEEMIKLEGNATADYLREKLV, encoded by the coding sequence ATGACAACAGAAACTATCAATCAAATAGATATAGATACCCTCGACCCTAAAGAATTTATTATAATTAAAGGAGCACGGGTGCATAATCTAAAAAACTTAAGCGTAGCCCTGCCTCGTAACCAGTTTATCGTAGTAACTGGGTTATCCGGTTCGGGTAAATCTTCGCTCGCCTTCGATACGCTGTACGCCGAAGGGCAGCGGATGTACGTGGAAAGTTTGAGTTCTTACGCCCGGCAGTTCTTGGGCCGCATGGATAAACCCGACGTAGACTACATTCGGGGTATTAGTCCGGCCATTGCCATTGAGCAAAAAGTAAGTATTAAAAATAACCGGTCTACGGTAGGTACCAGCACCGAAATTTACGACTACCTCAAATTATTATATGCCCGCATCGGAAAAACGTTTTCGCCTGTTTCCGGAAATCAGGTCCGGAAAGACAACGTGGCCGATGTGGTAGATTTTATTTTTAATTTAGAAGACGGAAGCCGGATAGTAATTATGGCGCCTTTGCAGGTGCAAGCCGATAGAAAACTGACCAAAGAGCTAGATTTGCTTCTGCAAAAGGGCTATTCCCGAATTTACAATAACGACCAGGTGTTATTTATTGAAGACGTTATCAGCGCCGATGCTGCTGATATTACCGGCGACGTGTATATTTTGGTAGACCGGGCCGTGCTGCGCAAAGACGACGAAGATTTACAATTCCGGATTTCCGATTCCGTTCAAACCGCTTTTTTTGAAGGCCACGGCGCATGCCACGTTTTATTCGGCGACCAGAAACGCGTTTTTTCCGATAAATTCGAACTTGATGGAATGACCTTCGAAGAGCCATCGGTTAACTTTTTCTCTTTTAATAACCCTTACGGGGCCTGTCAGCGCTGCGAAGGTTTTGGTAATGTATTAGGTATCGACGAAGATTTAGTAATTCCAGATAAATCTTTGAGCGTATACGAAGGCGCCATTGCGCCTTGGCGCACCGAGAAAATGAGTGAATGGCAGCATCCTCTTATTAAAAATGGCATCCGCTTCGATTTTCCGATTCACCGGCCTTTTAACGAACTTACCGAGGAACAACAACGGCTTCTCTGGACGGGCAATCAATACTTTGATGGATTGGATGCTTTTTTTGCGCACATCCAGGCGCAAACGCATAAAATACAATACCGGGTAATGCTAAGCCGCTACCGGGGCCGCACTACCTGCCCCGATTGCCGGGGCACGCGTCTGCGAAAAGATGCCAGCTACGTAAAAATAAACGGTACCAGCATAACCGATTTACTTTTAAAACCCGTTACTGGCGTACTGGAGTTTTTCCAAAACATCCAGTTAACTGAACATGACTTGCAGGTAGCCGACCGCTTAGTAATTGAAATTACAAACCGGTTAAGCTATTTGGTGCGGGTAGGTTTAGGTTATCTTACTTTAAATCGTTTATCTTCTACTTTATCGGGGGGCGAATCGCAGCGTATTAATCTGGCTACGTCATTAGGTAGTGCTCTGGTAGGTTCAATGTATATTCTGGATGAGCCTAGTATTGGCTTGCACCCACGCGATGCTGAGCAGTTAATCGGGGTTTTGCGCTCGTTGCAGAAAATAGGCAATACCGTAATTGTGGTAGAGCACGAAGAAAAAATGATGGAAATAGCCGACCAGATTATTGATATTGGTCCGGAGGCCGGTTCAGGGGGTGGTAATCTAATGTTTCAGGGTACATATCCCGAAATTCTAAAATCCACTGAAACGTATACGGCTCAGTATTTAAGTGGTAAGCGCCAGGTAGAGGTGCCGGTAAAACGTCGCCAGTGGCGTAATGCTATTGAAATTGTGGGTGCCCGCGAGAATAATCTTAAAAATATTACCGTCAAATTTCCATTAGATGTAATGACGGTAATAACCGGGGTGAGTGGTTCGGGCAAGTCTACGCTTATTAAACGTATTCTGCATCCGGCCCTGGCTAAAGTACTGGGAGGCCATTCCGATGCAACGGGTAAGTTCGATAAAATTCAGGGGAGCTATAGTAAAATATCCCACGTAGAATTTGTAGACCAGAACCCGATTGGTAAATCTTCGCGTTCTAACCCGGTAACTTACGTTAAAGCTTACGACGCGATCCGTACTTTATTTGCCGACCAGCAGTTAGCTAAAGCGCGAGGTTTAAAGCCATCGCATTTCTCGTTTAATATTGAGGGTGGCCGCTGCGAAGTGTGCCAGGGCGAAGGTCAGGTAAAAATTGAAATGCAATTTATGGCTGATATTTACCTTACCTGCGAAGCTTGTCACGGTCAAAAATTTAAGCAAGACATTCTCGAAATTAAGTACCACGATAAAAATATAGCCGAGGTACTCGACATGACGATTGCCGACAGCATCGAGTTTTTTAAGGAGCAGCCGAAAATTATCGAAAAATTAAAACCACTCGACGATGTAGGTCTGGGATATATCCGGTTGGGTCAATCTTCTAATACGCTTTCCGGGGGCGAAGCGCAGCGGGTAAAACTGGCTTCGTTTCTAACCAAAGGTGCTACTACTCATTCCGAAGGTATTTTGTTTATTTTCGACGAACCCTCTACCGGGCTGCACTTTCACGATATTAACAAGCTGCTTACCGCCATTAACGCGCTTATTGACAAAGGTAATTCGGTAGTAATTATTGAGCACAACATGGATATTATTAAATGCGCCGATTGGATTATCGATATGGGTCCGGAAGGTGGCACTAATGGTGGGCATTTACTATTTGAAGGTACCCCGGAAGAAATGATAAAATTAGAAGGCAACGCCACCGCCGATTACCTGCGAGAGAAGCTGGTTTAA
- a CDS encoding glycosyltransferase family 2 protein, whose amino-acid sequence MELSVVIPVYNEAANILVLYQRLQQAIRPMAIAYELVFVNDGSTDQSLALIKQLAQQDAQVRYLDFSRNFGQQIAISAGLDKVRGQAVVILDGDLQDPPELISALYAQWQKGHDVVYARRKTRAGESFLKKSTARFFYRLLTRLTRTPLPVDVGDFRIISRKVVDTLKQMPEQQKFIRGQIAWIGFPQTFLEYDRPERHQGQSGYSYSKMIRLALDGITSYSNLPLKMATVSGFVVSGIAFLVMLYTLYSRFIIRDYVPGWSSLMISILFLGGVQLIAIGIIGEYISRLSENVRNRPLYIINETNIPEK is encoded by the coding sequence GTGGAGTTATCGGTTGTTATACCAGTTTACAACGAAGCCGCTAATATATTAGTGCTTTACCAACGCTTACAGCAGGCCATTCGGCCTATGGCGATTGCCTACGAGTTGGTGTTTGTAAACGATGGCAGCACCGACCAATCTTTAGCCTTAATTAAACAACTGGCGCAACAAGACGCGCAGGTACGCTACCTGGATTTTAGTCGCAACTTCGGGCAGCAAATTGCCATTAGCGCTGGTTTGGATAAAGTACGGGGTCAGGCTGTGGTTATTCTGGACGGCGATTTACAGGATCCCCCGGAATTGATATCGGCTTTGTACGCGCAATGGCAGAAAGGCCACGATGTGGTTTATGCCCGCCGCAAAACCAGGGCCGGCGAAAGTTTTTTAAAAAAATCGACTGCGCGCTTTTTTTACCGTTTGCTAACCCGCCTTACCCGTACCCCCCTGCCCGTAGATGTAGGCGATTTCCGGATTATTAGCCGCAAAGTGGTAGATACACTCAAGCAAATGCCGGAGCAGCAAAAATTTATCCGTGGCCAGATTGCCTGGATTGGTTTTCCGCAAACCTTTCTGGAATACGATCGCCCGGAGCGCCACCAAGGTCAGAGTGGTTACTCGTATTCCAAAATGATCCGGTTGGCGCTGGATGGCATAACCTCGTACTCTAATTTGCCTTTAAAAATGGCTACGGTTAGTGGCTTTGTGGTATCGGGTATTGCTTTTCTGGTGATGTTATACACGCTGTATTCCCGCTTTATCATTCGCGATTACGTACCAGGCTGGTCGTCGTTGATGATTAGTATTTTATTTCTGGGGGGTGTGCAGCTCATTGCCATTGGCATCATTGGGGAATACATCAGTCGCTTGAGTGAGAATGTGCGTAACCGCCCGTTGTACATTATTAACGAAACCAATATTCCGGAGAAATAA
- a CDS encoding EamA family transporter, whose translation MQIIFTFFVQVPSKTATFALDLHDVVVKPNKYYSAAILAFTIWGFIVFPLRAVANFPSGQILYFRVLFAMLGLATITFLFRRDSLKQTWLAYQSETLRNKRRLILFTVLGGLLLMVNWLVFIYVINHIDIQTGSFSYLLCPILTALLGYLLLKEELRSNQWLAIGISIISCSLIGTGELTNLFYSLLVALSYAFFLITQRVLKQYDKLVLLTLQLIIVFACMGPFYSFFKGTEASPELNLSFYGAIFVLSFLFTILPLFLNMYALKELKSGTIGILMYINPIINFLIAFLYFQEKTSSEKAIAYGLIFLSIIIYNLPVRKKIPTTKLATHAGK comes from the coding sequence ATGCAAATCATTTTTACTTTTTTTGTTCAGGTACCATCAAAAACCGCTACTTTTGCCTTGGATTTACATGATGTTGTAGTGAAACCAAACAAGTACTATTCTGCTGCCATACTTGCTTTTACCATATGGGGGTTTATTGTTTTCCCGCTTCGAGCGGTAGCAAATTTTCCGAGTGGGCAGATTTTGTATTTCCGGGTGTTATTTGCCATGCTGGGTTTAGCAACCATTACCTTTTTATTCCGGCGCGACAGCTTAAAGCAAACGTGGCTCGCTTACCAGTCCGAAACCTTGCGCAATAAACGCCGGCTAATACTTTTTACGGTGCTGGGTGGCTTGCTGCTAATGGTAAACTGGCTGGTTTTTATCTACGTTATCAACCATATCGATATTCAGACGGGTTCTTTTTCGTACCTGCTTTGTCCTATTTTAACCGCGCTTTTGGGCTATCTGCTTTTAAAAGAAGAACTACGCTCCAACCAATGGCTGGCCATTGGCATCAGTATTATTAGTTGCTCTCTGATTGGTACAGGAGAGCTCACCAATTTATTTTATTCTTTACTCGTAGCCCTGAGTTACGCATTCTTTTTAATTACCCAACGAGTTTTAAAGCAGTACGATAAACTGGTATTGCTCACCTTGCAACTGATTATTGTATTTGCCTGCATGGGTCCGTTTTACTCGTTTTTTAAAGGAACAGAAGCTAGCCCTGAACTTAACCTTTCGTTTTACGGGGCAATATTCGTGTTAAGTTTTTTGTTTACCATTTTGCCTTTGTTCCTGAACATGTACGCTCTGAAAGAATTAAAATCAGGTACGATAGGCATTTTAATGTACATTAACCCGATTATTAACTTTCTGATTGCTTTCTTGTACTTTCAGGAAAAAACCAGTTCCGAAAAAGCTATTGCTTACGGATTAATATTTTTATCGATAATAATCTATAACCTGCCCGTCCGAAAAAAAATACCGACTACAAAATTAGCCACTCATGCAGGAAAATAA